Genomic window (Nitrospinota bacterium):
TAAAGCAATTTCAGTCTCAAATGCCGAGGAAGCATTAGAGTTAACAAAAAATGCCTCTTTTGATCTTATTTTGACAGATATCAAGCTACCTGGAATTACTGGATTAGAACTTTTAAAAACAATAAAACAACGTTCCTTAAATTCAATAGTAATCGTTATAACAGGATATGGAAATCCAGATATTGCAGTAAAAGCAATTCACTGTGGAGCAGACGGTTATCTTTTAAAACCAGTAAGA
Coding sequences:
- a CDS encoding response regulator → MLKIKPTILIVEDEELFRKSLGRLIDRLGYKAISVSNAEEALELTKNASFDLILTDIKLPGITGLELLKTIKQRSLNSIVIVITGYGNPDIAVKAIHCGADGYLLKPVRIEALKHTINQGIEKSCRLKNVSCN